TCCGAAAATTGCAATGTTCAATTTTCATGAGTACTGCTGTATGGCATTTTCCGTATGTTATAACGTATTTAATTGTCACTCCAGATCTCATTACTGATTTAATGTCCGATTACTGGGATATTTAATGTACCATAGATACACACAGACGTTAAATGTTCAGATAGAGCAATAAAAAGGTTTATTACGGgcaaaaaattattgattttatcttgattttaagttatttgaaagaagtaaaaaataatcTGTTAAATTATGATTTCATACCTTTAATATTTAAACTGTCACAATGAACATGCTGAAACAGAGATGggatggaggggggggggggatttataAGGAATGTTTCAAACAGAGGTTGTTGATTTTCCTTTCAAAGTAATTTACTAGGAGTAAATGGTGACcaaattaaaaatcaatatagaACTAGAGGAAAAGCTGTCAAATGATGTGTTACAGATACATCTAATTTAGTATTTATTGCTATAGAgtttcataccaaaaaataagaaaacatgtatgtttgatttttGAAACCTATTTCTATATACCTGTAAATAGACAGGTTGTACAATGCATTGTATTGTACAGTACACCTGTCAGTATCTTATGGGACAGTACCTTGTAGAGCAGTACTTTGTGGGGCAGTATTTTATGGGACAGTGTCTTCTAGGGCAGTACCTTGTGGAGCAGTATCTTATAGAGCAGTACCTTGTGGGTAGAAtcaccaaacttgatatatatgtTCCCAATGTTTAAATGATGAAGCCTATTGTTTTTGAGGTCATAGATcaaaattcaaggtcaaatttgcataggttattttgtatatatgacAAAAGATAAAATCAGTACTAAGACAGTGATAATCAGACTTTTTGCATTATATTTAAAGGGACACAATTCCAGTGAAGAAAAAACTTAATCAATAATATCAGAGTATTTGATATGTGTAAAACTCTGATGCAAAGATGTAATTGAGACATCTTAACTtctcattttcaaaacaaggcaTGGAccctttttatgtttacattatgtgATTCTGAACATGATACCAAAGTTGACAGCTGTGGTGGAAAAAGcttttataacagaaattttcatttctttttactTTGTGCATGCACCCTAAATTGATTCCTGATTAACATATGTGGAATTGTTGATGTTTTGACACAGTTTCTGATTAACATATGTGGAATTGTTGATGTTGTGACACAGTTTTAGAGATCTTGGTTTACTTGTCTCCCCACATGGTGTCTCGGCTGGTGACCAGCATTTACTTACCGTCTTCTGAAATGTGTGTGGATTTGTCTCACTCTAGATATAGACAAAGAccatgtttacaaacacaattTTGGGAGTCGAGTTTCATGTAAATAAGGAATGAATCAATCctgtgaaaaatatttttaattcatttatttatatgatgattgaataatgtttaacgtccctttcgagaatatttcactcatatggagacgtcacaattgccggtgaagggctgcaaaatttaggcctatgcttggtacttacgacctttgagcagggagggatctttatcgtgccacacctgctgtgacactggatctcggtttttgcagtctcatccaaaggactgccccatttagtcacttttacgacaagcaatgtgtactgaggacttattctaacccagattccTATGggattatatttataaaagatatttatttttatagccaaaaaaatgtcaatttctagTGACCAAAAATCATGTCCCATGTCTCTTAAACTATCAGACAGGTTGTATTATGATGTTAATAGGAGTATTTCTGTGTTATTGAATATATTGGATGGGCGTATTTGTGAGTCTTCCTCTTGTACTGATGCGTTACTGAATACATTGGAGGGGTGTATTTGTGAGTTTTCCTCTTGTTAGTTTGTATCATCAATGTTTTCAGTTTGAATCaactgaatttttaaaaaaatgttttatttgtcTTCAGGTGAAACTCGAACAGAATTCCGCCAATGGTCCCTCACGCGTGGTTCACATTCGGAGCCTGCCTCCCGACTGTACAGAGGCAGATGTCGTCCAGCTAGGAATGCCGTATGGGAAAATGTCAAACGTCCTACTGCTCAAACAGAAAAACCAGGtatatttccttaaaatgtTCAACGTTGCTCAAACAGAAAAACCAGGTTTAATTCGTTAAAATGTTGAACGTTACTCAAACAGAAAAAACCAAGTTTAATTCGTTAAAATGTTGAACGTTGCTCAAACAGAAAAACCAGGTTAAATTCGTTGAAATGTTGAACGTTGCTCAAACAGAAAAAGCAGATATATATCGTTGGTTAAAACATTGGTTAGATCTTGTTGATTACCACGGTTTCacgaaaattcttcaaaacagAGGCATGTAGGAATGTAATGCTTTGTAGTCTATTTTTGGACAACTAAAGCGTTAAAATTCAGGTATTCATAGTGTCCGAATTGAATATAttgaaactgtatattttcGTTTGCTAATTACCAGAATGCAAGGATTATTTCCTTGTTTTTACGGTTTATGTCTGTGAAGTGTTTAATCGGATCCCTGTCTGGTTTATGACTGTAATGACGTATGATTTCTCTTTTTCAGGCTTTTTTGGAGTTTCTGGATGAACAAGCAGCTGTTACTATGGTTAGCTTTCACCAACAGAATCCTGCTCAGATCCGAATGAAACCTGTCTATGTGCAATTTTCAAATCACAAAGAGCTCAAAACAGACCAGGCCAATTCTTTTCAGGTCTGTACGCTTTCTCCTAACACTACAAAACACCAGGCCAAATCATTTCAGGTGTTTACATTACAAAACACCAGGCCAAATCATTTCAGGTGTTAACATTACAAAACACTAGGCCAAATCATTTCCAGTCTGTACGCTTTCTCTTAACACTACAAAACACCAGGCCAAATCATTTCCAGTCTGTACGCTTTCTCTTAACACTACAAAACACCAGGCCAAATCATTTCCAGTCTGTACGCTTTCTCCTAACACTACAAAACAGACCAGGTCAATTAATTTGAGGTCTATATGCTTTCTTTTTACACTGAAAAAGTTTTTTTGAGAAAATCTTACAGCTTTTTGACTGGCAGAAATGATAATCAAATAGATACATTTAACTTAAGATTTCAATAAAATTGGCTCCATGCATCCCTCTCACAGTAGAAATAAGTGTCAATACACAGGTTATTTGAAGAAAGACCTCATAAattaaaaaaccaaaacataATATATTAATTTGGTGATGTGTGAACACGTTTGATGTGGGTGTGGTTTACGTAGGCATGGCTGATATACAATGAGGTCTCATCGTCTACTATTCTTCAACTTGTTTATAAATACTTCTGTTTATGTTGCAGAATGCCACAGCTCAGGCAGCTTTGCAAGCCGCTTCCGCAGTAATGGGGGGCCCCACAGAGGAGGGACAGAAACGCACTACGCTCAGAATCATCGTAGAACACCTAGTCTACCCCGTGGGAATCGAGGTTTTATACCAGGTCAGTATTTCAGAATCATTGTAGAACACCTAGTCGTGGGAATTAAGATACCAGGTCTGCATCTCTAAACCATTGTGGAATAAGTCTGCCTTGTAGAATCAGATACATAGGTCGTAATTGATGTAGAACACTTAGTTTACCCCAATGGAATTGAGGCTTTATTTAAGTAGTGTGTCAGGTTGTCACCGAATCTACTCAGTGGGAATGTAGGTGCTGTTTCAGCATCATCAGAGAACACGGAGGTGGATCGAAAAAATCTTCAAAGGCGGAAGGGTGTGTGAATTAAGAtgagggctgaaacgatacacCCCCTTCACAATATGTATTGCAATAGTTATGctacaattcaatattttcaatgtgGTATATTTTACAGAAGAAGCCAATAATACCTTTGAAGGAAAATTTGATTACGAAGATTTACAgtcaattttaaatttgattttgtttttcagatcTTCTCCAAATTTGGCAAGGTCTTAAAGATGATCATATTCACCAAAAACAgtaagtttttattttattaagtAGGTAAAATTATAAATAAGTTTATGGAAATGGACTAGACCATGAGCATTCAATGACTTGATGCAGTGTGTGTAATCCGAGTTCTCATTGTCCTACAGATTCATTCCAAGCATTGATTCAGATGTCAGACCCAGTCGCAGCAAATGCAGCAAAGTTGGTAAGTTGTGCTGGGTGTTATTCCTTGTATTGATAAGTTGTACTTGTATTGATAAGTTGTACTGGGTGTTATTCCTTGTATGAATAAGTTGTACTGGGTGTTATTCCTTGTATTGATAAGTTGTGCTGGGTGTTATTCCTTGTATTGATAAGTTGTACTTGTATTGATAAGTTGTACTGGGTGTTATTCCTTGTATTGATAAGTTGTACTGGGTGTTATTCCTTTTATTGATAAGTTGTACTGGGTGTTATTCCATGTATTGATAAGTTGTACTGGGTGTTATTCCTTGTATTGATAAGTTGTACTTGGTGTTATTCCTTATAGTCGGTCTATTGTAccatacaattattgacatagTTTAGGTCAGTACGATGCTTTAGCTATCTGAGAAGTGCAGTATTCACCGAGCCCAGAGGACAAGGTGAATAGTGTACTTCGAGGGTAGCTGAAGCATTTTGATGAGTCGTACTAAGAAAGTGTCagtaattgttttaaaatatgattaatTTATAACATAGAACCAATGAATCAATACCTGGTCAGCCATCTTTGTATACAGGTAGACTGCAAGACTTGGTCATAGGTGATTAGAGACGCGAGGTTTGTTTATTATGTGACTAGAAACCAACTTCTCTAACATGTAGTACTTAGTGGTAAGTGATTAGACGCGAGGTTTTGTTTATTACGTGACTGAAGAAACCAACTACTCTAACATGTAGTACTTAGTGGTAAGTGATTAGACGCGAGGTTTTGTTTATTACGTGACTGAAGAAACCAACTACTCTAACATGTAGTACTTAGTGGTAAGTGATTAGACGTGAGGTTTTGATTATTACATGATTAGAAACCAACTACTCTAACATGTAGTACTTAGTGGTAAGTGATTAGAGACGCGAGGCTTTGTTTATTACGTGACTATAAACCAACTACTCTAACATGTAGTACTTGCCAAATACCTGATTGGTCACATTTAGATTGAATTTGATGTTACTATGCTTCAACAGTTGTTATTCCGGttcttgatgtacatgtaagtcaCCCTTTATTCCGGttcttgatgtacatgtaagtcaCCCTTTCTTTAGAATGATAGTTTTCAATGCGCGGCCAAAGAATGATTATCAatcatataaattttgaaattctagATTTATTTTTGGCCAAATGTTAGAGAAAACAAATGTTATGCACTTCAACAGCATGTGCAGGGAAGCACGATGTTGTATTTTTCCTAGGTTATTGGATCTCAGCTGATTAGAAAGCCTGGAATTATCTCGTCCTATAATAAAGGATGATAAACTGTCTGTTATCTGATTTCAGTCTCTTGATGGGCAGAATATTTACAATGGCTGTTGTACTCTACGGATCGACTACTCCAAATTGAACAATCTTAACGTCAAATACAACAATGACAAAAGTCGTGACTTCACAAACCCCAACCTACCCAGCGGGGACCCAGGTCTCGATCAGGCCATGCCGTTCGGAGGTAAGTGTCAAACCAAACCCAATCCCCCTTTTTGATGTTATCCTATATACCTAGTATAActgtacacattgtatataGAAAGTTCACCTATTCAGTGTTTGACCCCTAGATGTCAAGGTCAGATCTCCGACAGAAAGGAGTAAGTAAATAATAAGTAATTTGTTGGATGTTTTTGTTGTCGTTTAACAAAAATTGGATCAGTTGGAATCCATGTTTTCACGTTGACAccagtttatatttcttatatatgaatttatattgtacatattcaGAATATTTTTGCGATTAACACTGAAGTTGGTGCTTACCAGtttgtaaaattatttattaCATACTAATTAGTACATTGTGTACTGGTCTAACATATAAtttatttgcatattttcacaTTCTGAAATTTTCTTACTCTTATGGTGACTAaagaatattttgtaattttttttaaaaagtttgatatAAGAATAACAATAAGAATGTGATGAAATGCTGATATATTGTGCAGTGATGTTATAGTGCAGGTTTTCTGTGAAGGTCACCTGTGGGTGAAGGTCACTGCAGGGTGAAGGTCACAGAGAACCTGGAAAGTTAATCCATTATATTACTGTATCTGTAGTGACACCATCTGTAGCCCATCACACCTGAGGCTAGAAGCAAAATTCACTTCCCCAAAATTATCTCAACAAGAAATTATCTGATCACCGAAATTATCCAGATATTGAAACTATCCTGGTGCTGAAAATATCCAATCACTTTACATCTAGacttttgaaagaaaacatttcattttagaaaagaaaaatacGCGTAAAAAGATTGTTAAaccacttttttttaatttttagaaacatcacattttaaagatttttttttaaagaatagcCATATTGTTTCATTTCTACTTGTCCAATTTTTATCCTGCAATGTGTTGGAAGTTTAAATGTAAACAGACAACTTCAGAAGTTAAGACGATCTGATTTAAGAAGGCACCTTCACACATTGAGAAGAATGTCATGCCTGGTTGTTTTATTTTGGCACATTTGTTGGTTAATGTTGCTAGTTCCAAAGTATAATAGTATTTTGAGTAGCTAGGTTTTTGCACTTATAGATAatataatcccccccccctcccccaccccaaGAAAAAACCCAATACAGAACAGAAATTTCAGCAAGACATTGACCTTGTAAAACACGTTGTAATCCCTCCCCTCTCCCTCCCTCTGAGTAGACAGCACAGGGTGTGATTGAATAGATAGGAATTGTGCCCGCTTTGGTGAATCGCTTTTTGCTTTGTCTGTAGCCAATTATCATATAGTAATAATGGCATGTGTTTGGAAGGTTCAGGAAGCCTGTTGACATCCATGGTTCCGGGGATGGGAGGAGCGCCACTATCGGCGTACGGCGCCGCCAATGTGGTGGGAGgcacacctgtttatggtactAGTCACTTATCACTAACTTTGTCTCCTTCTCCTGTCCTTTGTACTGTCACGCTGCGCTTCTACACTGTCTGCCATCTAATCAACGACAGATACTGACAGCTGTCTAATCAACAACCAATACTGACAGCTGTCTAATCAACGACCGGTACTGACAGCTGTCTAATCAACAACAAATACTGACAGCTGTCTAATCAACAACCAATACTGACAGCTGTCTAATCAACGACCAATACTGACAGCTGTCTAATCAATGACCAATACTGACAGCTGTCTAATCAATGACCAATACTGACAGCTGTCTAATCAACGACAAGTACTGATTATAGTCTAAACAATGACAGATATTGACAGCTGTCTAATCAATGACCAATACTGACAGCTGTCTAATCAATGACCAATACTGACAGCTGTCTAATCAACGACAAGTACTGATTATAGTCTAAACAAAGACAGATACTGACTCCTAACTAATCGACTAATACCGACTCTTGTCTAATCAACGACCAATACTGAGTACTGTCTAATCAACGACTCTTGTCTAATCAACGACCAATACTAAGTACTGTCTAATCAACGACTACTGTCTAATCAACGTCAAATACTGATTATAGTCTTGTTAATGACAAATACTTACACCTGTCTAATTAACGACAAGTATTGATTATAGTCTAATCAACGACAGATACTGACTCCTGTTTCATCAATGAGACAGACTGACTACTGTCTGATCAATGACAAGTACTGACAAGCTGTCTAACCGACGTCGACTTGCATGCTGCTGTCAGAGACCTTACACTGCAGAGGGGTGGAAGAGAGAAAGGTGCTGTCTGCCTTGTGACATTTTCAGTAGTAGATGACACCTTTTTCATTACACCCCTTGTGTGCTGTGTTTGACTAGACAACAATTTATTGACAGACTGACTCTTGCACTGTTTTGTATGACTTTTAGTGGCACATGTGAATATTTCATGTGGTGTGTTCAACAACCAACTGATGATAAAGGACAGAGACTGACTTTAAAATGGCT
This genomic window from Ostrea edulis chromosome 4, xbOstEdul1.1, whole genome shotgun sequence contains:
- the LOC125668126 gene encoding polypyrimidine tract-binding protein 1 isoform X15, with translation MSQSPMVTNGTSPPHLSGSDNDAKKVKLEQNSANGPSRVVHIRSLPPDCTEADVVQLGMPYGKMSNVLLLKQKNQAFLEFLDEQAAVTMVSFHQQNPAQIRMKPVYVQFSNHKELKTDQANSFQNATAQAALQAASAVMGGPTEEGQKRTTLRIIVEHLVYPVGIEVLYQIFSKFGKVLKMIIFTKNNSFQALIQMSDPVAANAAKLSLDGQNIYNGCCTLRIDYSKLNNLNVKYNNDKSRDFTNPNLPSGDPGLDQAMPFGGSGSLLTSMVPGMGGAPLSAYGAANVVGGTPVYANNFSGNNSAQVPQMSSYGVPSALGAARMMTLNAAAAAGNAVLLVSNLDEQKVTPDALFTLFGVYGDVHRVKILFNKKDNALVQMAEPHQAQLAIAHLDKVKVWGKNIRVTQSKHTLVQMPKEGQPDAGLTKDFTTSPLHRFKRPGSKNCQNIFPPSTVLHLSNIPPNVEEDFITDAFSQHGQVKAFKFFPKDRKMALIQMGSVDEAVTALIAMHNYPLSDTNHLRVSFSKSTI
- the LOC125668126 gene encoding polypyrimidine tract-binding protein 1 isoform X9, whose translation is MSQSPMVTNGTSPPHLSGSDNDAKKVKLEQNSANGPSRVVHIRSLPPDCTEADVVQLGMPYGKMSNVLLLKQKNQAFLEFLDEQAAVTMVSFHQQNPAQIRMKPVYVQFSNHKELKTDQANSFQNATAQAALQAASAVMGGPTEEGQKRTTLRIIVEHLVYPVGIEVLYQIFSKFGKVLKMIIFTKNNSFQALIQMSDPVAANAAKLSLDGQNIYNGCCTLRIDYSKLNNLNVKYNNDKSRDFTNPNLPSGDPGLDQAMPFGGSGSLLTSMVPGMGGAPLSAYGAANVVGGTPVYAQVPQMSSYGVPSALGAARMMTLNAAAAAGNAVLLVSNLDEQKVTPDALFTLFGVYGDVHRVKILFNKKDNALVQMAEPHQAQLAIAHLDKVKVWGKNIRVTQSKHTLVQMPKEGQPDAGLTKDFTTSPLHRFKRPGSKNCQNIFPPSTVLHLSNIPPNVEEDFITDAFSQHGQVKAFKFFPKDRKMALIQMGSVDEAVTALIAMHNYPLSDTNHLRVSFSKSTI
- the LOC125668126 gene encoding polypyrimidine tract-binding protein 1 isoform X8; translated protein: MRPSDDLMSQSPMVTNGTSPPHLSGSDNDAKKVKLEQNSANGPSRVVHIRSLPPDCTEADVVQLGMPYGKMSNVLLLKQKNQAFLEFLDEQAAVTMVSFHQQNPAQIRMKPVYVQFSNHKELKTDQANSFQNATAQAALQAASAVMGGPTEEGQKRTTLRIIVEHLVYPVGIEVLYQIFSKFGKVLKMIIFTKNNSFQALIQMSDPVAANAAKLSLDGQNIYNGCCTLRIDYSKLNNLNVKYNNDKSRDFTNPNLPSGDPGLDQAMPFGGSGSLLTSMVPGMGGAPLSAYGAANVVGGTPVYANNFSGNNSAQVPQMSSYGVPSALGAARMMTLNAAAAAGNAVLLVSNLDEQKVTPDALFTLFGVYGDVHRVKILFNKKDNALVQMAEPHQAQLAIAHLDKVKVWGKNIRVTQSKHTLVQMPKEGQPDAGLTKDFTTSPLHRFKRPGSKNCQNIFPPSTVLHLSNIPPNVEEDFITDAFSQHGQVKAFKFFPKDRKMALIQMGSVDEAVTALIAMHNYPLSDTNHLRVSFSKSTI
- the LOC125668126 gene encoding polypyrimidine tract-binding protein 1 isoform X6 gives rise to the protein MPGTKRPSDDLMSQSPMVTNGTSPPHLSGSDNDAKKVKLEQNSANGPSRVVHIRSLPPDCTEADVVQLGMPYGKMSNVLLLKQKNQAFLEFLDEQAAVTMVSFHQQNPAQIRMKPVYVQFSNHKELKTDQANSFQNATAQAALQAASAVMGGPTEEGQKRTTLRIIVEHLVYPVGIEVLYQIFSKFGKVLKMIIFTKNNSFQALIQMSDPVAANAAKLSLDGQNIYNGCCTLRIDYSKLNNLNVKYNNDKSRDFTNPNLPSGDPGLDQAMPFGGSGSLLTSMVPGMGGAPLSAYGAANVVGGTPVYANNFSGNNSAQVPQMSSYGVPSALGAARMMTLNAAAAAGNAVLLVSNLDEQKVTPDALFTLFGVYGDVHRVKILFNKKDNALVQMAEPHQAQLAIAHLDKVKVWGKNIRVTQSKHTLVQMPKEGQPDAGLTKDFTTSPLHRFKRPGSKNCQNIFPPSTVLHLSNIPPNVEEDFITDAFSQHGQVKAFKFFPKDRKMALIQMGSVDEAVTALIAMHNYPLSDTNHLRVSFSKSTI
- the LOC125668126 gene encoding polypyrimidine tract-binding protein 1 isoform X7, whose product is MDGDYLMPGTKRPSDDLMSQSPMVTNGTSPPHLSGSDNDAKKVKLEQNSANGPSRVVHIRSLPPDCTEADVVQLGMPYGKMSNVLLLKQKNQAFLEFLDEQAAVTMVSFHQQNPAQIRMKPVYVQFSNHKELKTDQANSFQNATAQAALQAASAVMGGPTEEGQKRTTLRIIVEHLVYPVGIEVLYQIFSKFGKVLKMIIFTKNNSFQALIQMSDPVAANAAKLSLDGQNIYNGCCTLRIDYSKLNNLNVKYNNDKSRDFTNPNLPSGDPGLDQAMPFGGSGSLLTSMVPGMGGAPLSAYGAANVVGGTPVYAQVPQMSSYGVPSALGAARMMTLNAAAAAGNAVLLVSNLDEQKVTPDALFTLFGVYGDVHRVKILFNKKDNALVQMAEPHQAQLAIAHLDKVKVWGKNIRVTQSKHTLVQMPKEGQPDAGLTKDFTTSPLHRFKRPGSKNCQNIFPPSTVLHLSNIPPNVEEDFITDAFSQHGQVKAFKFFPKDRKMALIQMGSVDEAVTALIAMHNYPLSDTNHLRVSFSKSTI